The following coding sequences lie in one Arachis ipaensis cultivar K30076 chromosome B03, Araip1.1, whole genome shotgun sequence genomic window:
- the LOC107631639 gene encoding uncharacterized protein LOC107631639 isoform X1: MNKRMWSDEETKAFVGFMKEFVVDGLKTDSGQFKPGTFKKLALKMLEAFPTCTITAKHCKNKHKRLKEKYQYASEMLACSGFGWNSKKQCVEVDSKDVLDAWTKVAHPTKFYTVGKPFPLFHRLEGIFGKDRATGVSAVSGFNTQEQVHEEGEDQSPGILEGTFGKDRATGVGAINGFNTQKQVHEEEEDQSPGLDEFEVSANTSFDGEQGAASHSEAGAASARHSGKKRKQNDILERMVECVRFSIAAQKKHVQVLADAISGVNERFKIGEKLEQLGFDDDEVVQVVLKFSDNSNLEKSFWSLTDSQKIALVRSILR, encoded by the exons ATGAACAAGCGCATGTGGAGTGATGAAGAAACCAAAGCATTTGTGGGTTTCATGAAGGAGTTCGTTGTTGATGGTCTGAAAACCGATTCTGGACAATTCAAACCAGGAACTTTTAAAAAACTAGCTTTGAAGATGCTGGAGGCCTTCCCAACTTGTACCATAACCGCCAAACATTGCAAAAATAAGCATAAGCGATTGAAGGAGAAGTATCAATATGCCTCTGAGATGTTGGCTTGCAGTGGATTTGGGTGGAATTCTAAAAAACAGTGTGTGGAAGTAGACAGTAAAGATGTTCTTGATGCGTGGACGAAGGTC GCACACCCGACCAAGTTCTACACTGTTGGGAAGCCATTCCCTTTGTTCCACCGACTAGAGGGTATATTCGGAAAAGATAGAGCCACGGGTGTAAGTGCAGTAAGTGGTTTCAACACACAGGAACAAGTTCATGAAGAAGGGGAAGATCAGAGTCCAGGAATACTAGAGGGTACATTCGGAAAGGATAGAGCCACAGGTGTAGGTGCAATAAATGGTTTCAACACACAGAAACAAGttcatgaagaagaggaagatcagAGTCCTGGATTGGACGAATTTGAGGTGTCAGCAAATACAAGCTTTGATGGAGAGCAAGGAGCAGCTTCACACTCTGAGGCTGGTGCAGCTAGCGCAAGGCATTCAGGAAAGAAGAGGAAGCAAAATGACATTCTAGAGAGGATGGTTGAATGTGTGCGGTTTTCTATTGCtgcccaaaagaagcatgttCAAGTACTTGCTGATGCTATTTCAGGTGTGAATGAGAGGTTTAAGATCGGCGAGAAGCTTGAACAACTTGGATTCGATGATGATGAGGTTGTGCAGGTCGTGTTGAAGTTTTCTGATAACTCAAATTTGGAGAAGAGCTTCTGGAGTTTGACAGATTCTCAGAAGATTGCATTAGTGCGATCCATTCTAAGATAG
- the LOC107631640 gene encoding alternative oxidase 3, mitochondrial isoform X1 produces MKYVVLARSTARALFTGGRIYHRQFSTVTIARQLENVEATHHHGGSAFGGSGSFWWRKMSSLPEIKDQHHSEEKKKEDTTTTTNNENGVVSSYWGITRPKVQREDGTEWPWNCFMPWDTYRADVSIDVKKHHVPKTFSDKVAFRSVKFLRVLSDLYFKERYGCHAMMLETIAAVPGMVGGMLLHLKSLRKFQHSGGWIKALLEEAENERMHLMTMVELVKPSWHERLLVITAQGVFFNAFFVFYLLSPKAAHRFVGYLEEEAVISYTQHLDAIVSGKVENVPAPAIAIDYWRLPKDATLKDVITVIRADEAHHRDVNHFASDIHHQGKELKEAPAPIGYH; encoded by the exons ATGAAGTACGTCGTTTTAGCAAGGTCAACGGCACGAGCTCTATTCACCGGTGGCCGGATCTACCACCGCCAATTCTCCACGGTGACGATCGCCAGACAACTGGAGAACGTGGAGGCGACACACCACCATGGTGGAAGCGCCTTCGGCGGAAGCGGAAGCTTCTGGTGGCGGAAGATGTCCTCCCTGCCTGAGATAAAGGATCAGCATCActcagaagagaagaaaaaggaggacaccaccaccaccaccaacaacgaGAACGGCGTTGTTTCGAGTTACTGGGGGATCACGAGGCCTAAGGTTCAGAGGGAAGATGGTACCGAATGGCCTTGGAACTGTTTCATG CCATGGGACACTTATCGCGCAGATGTGTCCATAGATGTGAAGAAACATCACGTGCCAAAGACGTTTTCGGACAAGGTTGCCTTCAGGAGTGTCAAATTTCTCAGGGTTCTCTCAGATTTGTACTTCAAG GAGCGGTATGGATGCCATGCCATGATGCTAGAAACAATTGCAGCTGTGCCAGGAATGGTGGGAGGGATGTTGTTACACCTCAAGTCACTAAGGAAGTTCCAACACAGTGGCGGTTGGATCAAGGCACTGCTTGAGGAAGCAGAGAACGAGAGGATGCACCTCATGACCATGGTTGAGCTTGTGAAACCAAGCTGGCACGAGAGGCTTCTTGTTATTACTGCTCAGGGAGTTTTCTTCAATGCCTTCTTTGTGTTCTACCTTCTCTCACCAAAGGCCGCACACAGGTTTGTTGGTTATTTGGAAGAAGAAGCTGTGATCTCTTATACACAGCACTTGGATGCAATTGTAAGTGGCAAGGTTGAGAATGTCCCTGCTCCTGCCATTGCCATTGATTATTGGAGGCTTCCAAAGGACGCAACTCTCAAGGATGTTATTACTGTCATTCGTGCTGATGAGGCTCACCATAGGGATGTTAATCACTTCGCTTCT GATATTCACCATCAAGGAAAGGAATTGAAGGAGGCTCCAGCTCCTATTGGTTATCACTGA
- the LOC107631639 gene encoding uncharacterized protein LOC107631639 isoform X2, protein MNKRMWSDEETKAFVGFMKEFVVDGLKTDSGQFKPGTFKKLALKMLEAFPTCTITAKHCKNKHKRLKEKYQYASEMLACSGFGWNSKKQCVEVDSKDVLDAWTKAHPTKFYTVGKPFPLFHRLEGIFGKDRATGVSAVSGFNTQEQVHEEGEDQSPGILEGTFGKDRATGVGAINGFNTQKQVHEEEEDQSPGLDEFEVSANTSFDGEQGAASHSEAGAASARHSGKKRKQNDILERMVECVRFSIAAQKKHVQVLADAISGVNERFKIGEKLEQLGFDDDEVVQVVLKFSDNSNLEKSFWSLTDSQKIALVRSILR, encoded by the exons ATGAACAAGCGCATGTGGAGTGATGAAGAAACCAAAGCATTTGTGGGTTTCATGAAGGAGTTCGTTGTTGATGGTCTGAAAACCGATTCTGGACAATTCAAACCAGGAACTTTTAAAAAACTAGCTTTGAAGATGCTGGAGGCCTTCCCAACTTGTACCATAACCGCCAAACATTGCAAAAATAAGCATAAGCGATTGAAGGAGAAGTATCAATATGCCTCTGAGATGTTGGCTTGCAGTGGATTTGGGTGGAATTCTAAAAAACAGTGTGTGGAAGTAGACAGTAAAGATGTTCTTGATGCGTGGACGAAG GCACACCCGACCAAGTTCTACACTGTTGGGAAGCCATTCCCTTTGTTCCACCGACTAGAGGGTATATTCGGAAAAGATAGAGCCACGGGTGTAAGTGCAGTAAGTGGTTTCAACACACAGGAACAAGTTCATGAAGAAGGGGAAGATCAGAGTCCAGGAATACTAGAGGGTACATTCGGAAAGGATAGAGCCACAGGTGTAGGTGCAATAAATGGTTTCAACACACAGAAACAAGttcatgaagaagaggaagatcagAGTCCTGGATTGGACGAATTTGAGGTGTCAGCAAATACAAGCTTTGATGGAGAGCAAGGAGCAGCTTCACACTCTGAGGCTGGTGCAGCTAGCGCAAGGCATTCAGGAAAGAAGAGGAAGCAAAATGACATTCTAGAGAGGATGGTTGAATGTGTGCGGTTTTCTATTGCtgcccaaaagaagcatgttCAAGTACTTGCTGATGCTATTTCAGGTGTGAATGAGAGGTTTAAGATCGGCGAGAAGCTTGAACAACTTGGATTCGATGATGATGAGGTTGTGCAGGTCGTGTTGAAGTTTTCTGATAACTCAAATTTGGAGAAGAGCTTCTGGAGTTTGACAGATTCTCAGAAGATTGCATTAGTGCGATCCATTCTAAGATAG
- the LOC107631641 gene encoding alternative oxidase 3, mitochondrial, whose translation MKYITLTRFAARALSNSGRNYQCRCFSSSTMPEIKDQQHSEEKKSEVNNNNGVVSSYWGITRPKVKREDGTEWPWNCFMPWDTYQADVSIDVSKHHVPKSFADKFAYRSVKFLRVFSDLYFKERYGCHAMMLETIAGVPGMVGGMLLHLKSLRKFEHSGGWIKALLEEAENERMHLMTMVELVKPSWHERLLVITAQGVFFNAFFVFYLISPKAAHRFVGYLEEEALISYTQHLKAIETGKVQNVPAPAIAIDYWRLPKDATLKDVITVIRADEAHHRDVNHFASDIHHQGKQLKQAPAPIGYH comes from the exons ATGAAGTATATAACTCTAACAAGGTTCGCGGCACGAGCTCTGTCTAATAGTGGCCGGAACTATCAGTGCCGCTGCTTCTCCTCCTCCACCATGCCTGAgataaaggatcagcagcactcggaggagaagaagagcgaagtcaacaacaacaatggtgtgGTTTCAAGTTACTGGGGGATCACAAGGCCAAAGGTTAAAAGGGAGGATGGTACTGAGTGGCCTTGGAACTGTTTCATG CCATGGGACACTTACCAAGCAGATGTGTCCATTGACGTGAGCAAGCACCATGTGCCAAAATCCTTTGCAGACAAGTTTGCATACAGGAGTGTCaagtttcttagggttttctcgGATTTGTACTTCAAG GAGCGGTACGGGTGCCATGCCATGATGCTAGAAACAATTGCAGGTGTCCCTGGAATGGTAGGAGGGATGTTGCTGCACCTCAAGTCTCTGAGGAAGTTTGAACACAGTGGAGGTTGGATTAAAGCACTGCTTGAGGAGGCAGAGAACGAGAGGATGCACCTGATGACCATGGTGGAGCTTGTGAAACCCAGCTGGCACGAGAGGCTTCTTGTTATTACTGCTCAAGGAGTTTTCTTCAATGCTTTCTTTGTGTTCTACCTCATCTCACCAAAAGCAGCGCATAGGTTTGTTGGGTACTTGGAAGAAGAGGCTCTCATCTCTTACACACAACACTTGAAGGCAATTGAGACTGGCAAAGTCCAGAATGTCCCTGCTCCTGCTATTGCAATTGACTATTGGAGGCTTCCTAAGGATGCAACTCTCAAGGATGTTATTACTGTCATTCGCGCTGATGAGGCTCACCATAGAGACGTCAATCACTTTGCTTCT GATATTCATCATCAAGGAAAGCAATTGAAACAGGCTCCAGCACCTATTGGCTATCATTGA
- the LOC107631640 gene encoding alternative oxidase 3, mitochondrial isoform X2, with product MVPNGLGTVSCLSCEYVITDVCHFQPWDTYRADVSIDVKKHHVPKTFSDKVAFRSVKFLRVLSDLYFKERYGCHAMMLETIAAVPGMVGGMLLHLKSLRKFQHSGGWIKALLEEAENERMHLMTMVELVKPSWHERLLVITAQGVFFNAFFVFYLLSPKAAHRFVGYLEEEAVISYTQHLDAIVSGKVENVPAPAIAIDYWRLPKDATLKDVITVIRADEAHHRDVNHFASDIHHQGKELKEAPAPIGYH from the exons ATGGTACCGAATGGCCTTGGAACTGTTTCATG TTTGTCCTGTGAATATGTGATAACTGATGTATGCCACTTTCAGCCATGGGACACTTATCGCGCAGATGTGTCCATAGATGTGAAGAAACATCACGTGCCAAAGACGTTTTCGGACAAGGTTGCCTTCAGGAGTGTCAAATTTCTCAGGGTTCTCTCAGATTTGTACTTCAAG GAGCGGTATGGATGCCATGCCATGATGCTAGAAACAATTGCAGCTGTGCCAGGAATGGTGGGAGGGATGTTGTTACACCTCAAGTCACTAAGGAAGTTCCAACACAGTGGCGGTTGGATCAAGGCACTGCTTGAGGAAGCAGAGAACGAGAGGATGCACCTCATGACCATGGTTGAGCTTGTGAAACCAAGCTGGCACGAGAGGCTTCTTGTTATTACTGCTCAGGGAGTTTTCTTCAATGCCTTCTTTGTGTTCTACCTTCTCTCACCAAAGGCCGCACACAGGTTTGTTGGTTATTTGGAAGAAGAAGCTGTGATCTCTTATACACAGCACTTGGATGCAATTGTAAGTGGCAAGGTTGAGAATGTCCCTGCTCCTGCCATTGCCATTGATTATTGGAGGCTTCCAAAGGACGCAACTCTCAAGGATGTTATTACTGTCATTCGTGCTGATGAGGCTCACCATAGGGATGTTAATCACTTCGCTTCT GATATTCACCATCAAGGAAAGGAATTGAAGGAGGCTCCAGCTCCTATTGGTTATCACTGA